The Corynebacterium poyangense genome includes a window with the following:
- a CDS encoding DUF2800 domain-containing protein, with protein MPVTDLEAWAEETVKPRAVLPAKGEGEFAPGQWCRFCKLAPTCRARAQANLELARLEFAPPAELTDTEIADVLARLPELKAWASDVEAYALSLAVNQGKQWTGFKLVEGRSTRRYADEQAVAEAAQAAGVTDVWQQKLKTITALEKQLGKKRFTELFGDLVIKPPGKPTLVPETDKRPALTPMSLADSEFSPITTNTKSKNN; from the coding sequence ATCCCGGTCACCGACCTAGAGGCCTGGGCGGAAGAAACCGTCAAACCCCGTGCCGTGTTGCCGGCTAAAGGTGAGGGCGAGTTCGCGCCTGGCCAGTGGTGCCGGTTTTGCAAACTAGCCCCTACCTGCAGAGCCCGCGCCCAAGCCAACCTGGAACTAGCCCGCCTGGAGTTTGCCCCACCAGCCGAACTCACGGACACAGAAATCGCGGACGTACTCGCCAGGCTCCCGGAACTGAAAGCGTGGGCAAGTGATGTAGAGGCCTATGCGCTGTCGTTAGCGGTGAATCAGGGCAAGCAATGGACCGGTTTCAAACTGGTCGAAGGCCGCTCCACCCGCCGCTATGCGGACGAACAAGCCGTTGCTGAGGCGGCCCAGGCTGCAGGGGTTACTGATGTGTGGCAGCAAAAGCTCAAAACCATCACCGCACTGGAAAAACAGCTCGGCAAGAAACGCTTCACAGAACTCTTCGGGGATCTCGTGATCAAACCGCCGGGTAAGCCAACGCTTGTGCCCGAAACGGATAAGCGCCCAGCGCTCACTCCTATGTCCTTGGCTGACAGCGAGTTCAGCCCCATCACTACAAACACCAAGTCCAAGAACAACTAA
- a CDS encoding DUF2800 domain-containing protein: MPDQHALLSASGAHRWLSCPPSARLEAGLPESTSQAAEEGTVAYSLAEWKLRRALHQAPAMKPVSDWIDPEMDQLTDDYVTFIQERLREVGKRCADPVVLIEQRLDFSHIVPGGFGTGDCVIIAEPTLQIVDLKYGQGVLVDAEHNPQLMLYALGALNAFGSLYDISEVAVTIYQPAAPTSPPGPSRSPT; this comes from the coding sequence ATGCCTGACCAACATGCACTGCTTAGTGCCTCTGGTGCGCACCGGTGGCTTTCCTGCCCACCCTCCGCACGCTTGGAAGCAGGCCTGCCGGAGTCGACCTCACAGGCGGCGGAGGAAGGCACCGTGGCGTACTCCTTGGCGGAGTGGAAACTACGCCGCGCTCTCCATCAAGCACCCGCCATGAAGCCTGTCTCGGACTGGATTGATCCTGAGATGGATCAACTTACTGACGACTACGTCACCTTCATCCAAGAACGGCTACGAGAAGTAGGTAAGAGGTGTGCTGACCCGGTGGTGCTGATCGAGCAGCGCCTGGACTTTAGCCACATTGTCCCTGGTGGCTTCGGTACTGGGGACTGCGTGATCATCGCTGAACCCACACTGCAGATCGTCGACCTGAAATACGGGCAAGGCGTCCTGGTAGACGCCGAGCACAACCCGCAGTTGATGCTCTATGCCCTCGGCGCGCTCAACGCGTTCGGCTCTCTCTATGACATCAGCGAGGTAGCGGTCACGATATATCAGCCCGCCGCTCCAACGTCTCCACCTGGACCATCCCGGTCACCGACCTAG
- a CDS encoding NUMOD4 motif-containing HNH endonuclease gives MWKDIPGHEGCYQVSNMGRVRSIDHAVRGLCHYTGKPFRRISPGKILKPGRYCKSGHLSVVLGRRGNGNGRPVHQLVMLAFIGKPPEGMEVCHINGDPTDNRLVNLRYDTRTQNILDVYRQGKPWRKLTIEDVSRIRFALFCGWRGVELAEEYGVSQSCISAVKTGRAYGWAS, from the coding sequence ATCTGGAAAGACATCCCTGGGCATGAGGGCTGTTATCAAGTAAGCAATATGGGGCGTGTGCGTAGCATTGACCATGCTGTTCGTGGGCTATGCCATTACACAGGTAAACCCTTTAGGAGAATAAGTCCAGGAAAAATCCTCAAACCTGGGCGTTACTGCAAGTCCGGTCATTTAAGCGTTGTTCTTGGCCGACGAGGCAATGGTAACGGCAGACCAGTTCATCAACTTGTCATGCTGGCATTTATTGGTAAACCCCCGGAAGGAATGGAGGTGTGCCACATCAATGGGGATCCAACCGACAACCGGCTCGTCAATCTTCGTTACGACACGCGCACCCAAAACATTCTTGATGTCTACCGTCAGGGTAAGCCTTGGCGAAAGCTGACGATAGAGGATGTCTCTCGCATTCGATTCGCGTTATTTTGCGGGTGGCGCGGGGTCGAGCTCGCCGAAGAGTACGGCGTGAGTCAATCATGCATTAGCGCGGTCAAGACAGGTAGAGCCTACGGGTGGGCATCATGA
- a CDS encoding ABC-three component system middle component 7 encodes MRLPSKVTPYSESTISKFPVLLNKLDGKDLRPLNLYTLTRSHFEDINEFAETLDCLFALGQIELLYPEEVLHYVGRVR; translated from the coding sequence ATGAGGTTGCCTAGCAAAGTCACGCCGTACTCGGAGTCGACTATCAGTAAGTTCCCGGTGCTGTTGAACAAGCTCGACGGGAAAGACCTCAGACCGCTGAACCTGTACACCTTAACCCGTTCTCATTTCGAGGATATCAACGAGTTCGCTGAAACCTTGGACTGCCTCTTCGCGCTCGGTCAGATCGAGCTGCTCTACCCCGAGGAGGTGCTCCACTATGTTGGTCGAGTTCGATAG
- a CDS encoding DUF2815 family protein — MTTNTMQNQNPTRVVTGEVRLSHAHVWEPNSIQGGKPKYSVSLIIPKSDTATIAAIEKAVDAATEAGIGKFGGKRPNKAALKLPLRDGDIEREDDAYQNAMFVNANSITAPQIVDENVAPILDRSEVYSGCYARVSLSFYAFNTNGNRGIACGLGNIQKTRDGEPLGDGHISAESDFGPATGGDDFLN, encoded by the coding sequence ATGACTACGAACACTATGCAGAACCAGAATCCGACCCGTGTTGTCACCGGTGAAGTACGCCTGTCTCACGCGCACGTGTGGGAACCCAACTCCATCCAGGGTGGCAAACCCAAATACAGCGTTTCGCTCATCATCCCTAAATCCGACACTGCCACCATCGCTGCCATCGAGAAGGCTGTGGATGCGGCAACCGAGGCCGGGATTGGCAAGTTTGGTGGGAAGCGCCCCAACAAGGCCGCGTTGAAGCTGCCGTTGCGTGATGGGGATATCGAACGCGAAGACGACGCCTACCAAAACGCGATGTTTGTTAATGCCAACTCGATCACCGCACCCCAGATCGTGGATGAGAATGTCGCACCGATCCTGGACCGCTCCGAAGTGTATTCGGGCTGCTACGCCCGCGTGAGCCTGTCGTTCTACGCGTTCAACACCAACGGAAACAGGGGTATCGCCTGCGGGCTGGGAAACATCCAAAAGACCCGAGACGGAGAACCATTAGGGGACGGGCACATCAGTGCCGAGTCCGACTTCGGACCCGCCACCGGCGGCGATGACTTCTTGAACTAA
- a CDS encoding helix-turn-helix domain-containing protein, giving the protein MSKRIEFDLRVGLSYKPLWKLLVDKDLLKQDLREQARLSSTSIARLNNGENVTTDILLRICQVLDCQIGDIVEVIPASDTKGDQA; this is encoded by the coding sequence GTGAGTAAACGAATCGAGTTCGACCTCCGCGTTGGGCTCTCCTACAAGCCTTTGTGGAAGCTACTGGTCGACAAAGACCTCCTCAAACAAGACCTCCGGGAACAAGCCCGCCTGTCCTCCACGTCGATAGCGCGGCTCAACAACGGCGAAAACGTCACCACCGACATACTTCTGCGCATCTGCCAAGTCCTTGACTGCCAGATCGGCGACATCGTCGAAGTCATACCCGCCTCCGACACGAAAGGAGACCAGGCATGA
- a CDS encoding DUF2326 domain-containing protein encodes MLVEFDSDAFFHDERRPGPFCLQQGLNTILGTENTENSIGKSTTLLIIDFCFGGSDYIDKAKDVIKNVGHHEIRFAFLLGGETHYFRRATDTPKMVTVCDNEYRPVRSMPLDTFTAFVATQYGLEAAGITLRAAISNFMRIWQRKNADVDHPLLSYPADTQANGIKRLLKLFNKYQTLEAFVAASDEAKRQLDLFNAAGRYYDLPRARTITEVNNNRKLIEDLTADRDQAGRQAGLSAKEYTLAQQAAIDEIHAQREPLQRRLNHVNRQLGAMRRAKGLDKEVGLTRKFDALTEFFPDVEIARIHDIERFHHQIREVLHGQFRKETTELEDERERLTQAIEELGQNLRALSVAPTTTQAEIRAYGELDRRIRALHAANNAYAEEATLKETKAQAAETLKRESAAILQDIEDQLNQAMQRIDGEITREERTPPRITIHSVDKYSYSIEDDSGTGSTQRGLISFDLALLENSLLPAIAHDSMLVQPIEDQAFDGIVQTYARQHKQVFLAIDKISRYSTQTQQTLTESAFIHLEPGRELFGRSWSKKKKRKATASE; translated from the coding sequence ATGTTGGTCGAGTTCGATAGTGACGCGTTCTTCCACGACGAGCGACGCCCCGGCCCGTTCTGCCTCCAACAGGGGCTCAACACCATCCTGGGAACCGAGAACACCGAGAACTCGATCGGGAAGTCCACCACGCTGCTCATTATCGACTTCTGTTTCGGTGGCAGTGACTACATCGACAAAGCCAAAGACGTCATCAAGAACGTCGGTCATCACGAGATCCGCTTCGCGTTCCTGCTCGGCGGTGAAACCCACTACTTCCGGCGTGCCACCGACACCCCGAAGATGGTCACCGTCTGCGACAACGAATACCGCCCCGTGAGGAGCATGCCGCTGGATACCTTCACGGCGTTCGTTGCCACCCAGTACGGTCTCGAAGCCGCCGGTATCACGCTGCGAGCGGCGATCAGCAACTTTATGCGGATCTGGCAGCGAAAAAACGCTGATGTCGACCACCCGCTGCTGTCCTACCCGGCGGACACCCAAGCCAACGGGATCAAACGCCTGCTGAAACTGTTCAACAAGTACCAGACCCTCGAAGCGTTCGTGGCAGCCAGCGATGAAGCCAAACGCCAGCTCGACCTGTTCAACGCTGCCGGACGCTACTATGACCTACCTCGCGCGAGAACCATCACCGAGGTCAACAACAACCGCAAACTTATCGAAGACCTCACCGCTGATCGCGACCAAGCAGGCAGGCAAGCAGGCCTATCGGCGAAGGAGTACACCCTCGCCCAACAGGCCGCGATTGACGAGATCCACGCCCAACGTGAACCACTGCAACGACGACTCAACCACGTCAACCGGCAACTGGGGGCGATGCGACGAGCCAAAGGACTCGACAAAGAAGTCGGTCTAACACGCAAGTTTGACGCGCTGACCGAGTTCTTCCCAGACGTCGAGATTGCCCGCATCCACGACATTGAACGCTTCCACCACCAGATCCGAGAGGTACTACACGGCCAGTTCCGGAAGGAAACCACCGAACTCGAAGACGAACGCGAACGACTCACCCAGGCGATCGAAGAGTTAGGGCAGAATCTGCGCGCGTTGTCGGTCGCACCGACAACCACCCAGGCAGAAATCCGCGCCTACGGTGAACTCGACCGAAGGATCCGAGCTCTCCACGCGGCTAACAACGCCTACGCGGAAGAAGCCACGCTCAAAGAAACTAAAGCGCAAGCCGCAGAGACCCTCAAACGAGAATCCGCCGCGATCCTCCAAGACATCGAAGACCAACTCAACCAAGCGATGCAGCGCATCGACGGGGAGATCACACGCGAGGAACGCACCCCGCCCAGGATCACGATCCACTCGGTAGACAAATACTCCTACTCGATCGAGGATGACTCGGGTACCGGCTCTACCCAGCGCGGTCTGATCTCATTCGACCTCGCCTTGTTAGAGAACTCGCTGCTGCCCGCCATCGCACACGACTCCATGCTCGTGCAGCCCATCGAAGACCAAGCCTTTGACGGGATCGTCCAGACCTACGCACGCCAACACAAGCAGGTTTTCCTCGCCATCGACAAAATCAGCCGCTACTCCACCCAGACACAGCAGACCCTGACCGAATCCGCGTTCATCCATCTCGAGCCCGGCCGTGAGTTGTTCGGACGTTCGTGGAGCAAAAAGAAGAAGAGGAAGGCCACCGCCAGTGAGTAA
- a CDS encoding ABC-three component system protein, with protein MTQLCFATFAKALQKVLIQPVAVYNTPTGPAVKRPSKARPKMTSTDAYVVERLLRWIQDAYPIIDKDQAEVWRTSKTVSDLMNQKIELHTGFAPALLDKNVYVAGVREFGKLKSQIVPTRKDDFTAELVQLIKDDPEVSLKEAEKLLAIAERSDEQFWAATFMSAIARPNRKRHEPDMTAEGLVLAARHNDLCPLCGKEKLVARVKGQRLAHFEVITFPVDDDGSQTASEAVCLKCAKLVAAHGVLFSDENSLVKLRAVYGRRNAAEGLRDAALEAQLHPAISDIIEQLGEKILTGGASPLRLEAIPVARKIRPEFYELSQRILILVLQWYRVVEQGFRELEGKHRSRFTVIATQVADFYENACQVTDDQQEIFDAVASWIHTNSGSTNPNASRIVAAFFVQNCEVFDEVA; from the coding sequence GTGACTCAGCTGTGTTTCGCGACCTTCGCCAAAGCGCTGCAGAAGGTGCTGATCCAGCCGGTGGCGGTCTACAACACTCCAACGGGTCCGGCGGTGAAGAGACCGTCGAAGGCTCGTCCGAAGATGACGTCGACCGATGCTTATGTCGTCGAGAGGCTCCTGCGGTGGATTCAAGACGCCTACCCGATCATCGACAAAGATCAGGCCGAGGTCTGGCGCACTAGCAAGACAGTTAGCGACTTGATGAACCAGAAGATTGAGTTGCACACCGGGTTTGCTCCAGCGCTGCTCGATAAGAACGTGTACGTGGCGGGAGTGAGGGAGTTCGGCAAGCTGAAGAGCCAGATTGTGCCTACACGCAAGGATGACTTCACTGCTGAGCTCGTACAGCTCATCAAGGACGACCCAGAGGTCAGCTTGAAGGAGGCGGAGAAGCTCCTCGCGATTGCTGAGCGCAGTGATGAACAGTTCTGGGCGGCGACGTTCATGTCGGCAATCGCTCGACCGAACCGGAAACGACACGAACCGGATATGACGGCCGAGGGGCTGGTGCTTGCTGCCCGCCACAACGACTTGTGCCCATTGTGCGGCAAAGAAAAACTTGTCGCACGCGTCAAAGGCCAACGCCTCGCACACTTCGAGGTCATCACATTCCCCGTCGATGATGACGGTTCACAAACCGCGAGTGAGGCTGTGTGTCTCAAGTGCGCCAAGCTGGTGGCAGCCCACGGCGTTCTGTTTTCTGACGAGAATTCACTGGTGAAGCTCAGAGCTGTCTATGGTCGCAGGAATGCCGCAGAGGGCCTGCGCGATGCCGCACTGGAAGCCCAGCTCCACCCGGCCATCAGTGACATCATTGAACAGCTCGGAGAGAAAATCCTCACCGGTGGCGCGTCTCCGCTGAGGTTGGAGGCCATACCGGTGGCGAGAAAGATCCGCCCCGAGTTCTATGAGCTCTCACAGCGGATCTTGATCCTGGTGTTGCAGTGGTACCGGGTAGTAGAGCAAGGCTTTCGGGAGTTGGAAGGCAAACACCGAAGCCGGTTTACCGTGATCGCGACCCAAGTCGCGGATTTCTACGAGAACGCGTGCCAGGTAACCGATGATCAGCAAGAGATCTTCGACGCGGTCGCGAGCTGGATCCACACGAACTCGGGCTCGACCAATCCGAATGCGTCGCGGATCGTTGCTGCATTCTTCGTGCAGAACTGCGAGGTGTTCGATGAGGTTGCCTAG
- a CDS encoding type I restriction-modification system subunit M — translation MSQPDVKKQVDHVFSIANTLRGTYQADKYKDVIIPMTIIRRLECALEATKDAVCTVYEEDNTTPDAILKQVSSYPFYNTSRYTLEKLLAEPSQLHRNLKTYLEAFSPNIRMILDKNEGLDFFTQIDKMHKGARLTGVVRKFSELDLAPERINNVAMGYMFEELIRRFSENAEAGDHYTPREVVRLLVRLGLAEGSEDLFKPGKNINVADVACGTGGMLSVAKEELAEMCPEASVYLYGQEINPESHAICLADMLIKNQRANNIQLADTMKEDCFPGEYMRLQFVNPPFGQPWGGKDAATGVEKAVKDEHAKPSSFSRFPAGLPASGDMQLLFMQHIIHKMEKGTGRACVISNGSPLFSGGTSSGESQVRRWLLENDYIEAIIGLPSSLFYNTDISIYVWVLSKNKRPDRRGKVQLIDARSLWSPMRRSLGKKRRFIADDQIDQIVATYTDFAETENCKIVDASEFIYHEYAIYQPLQRNYRISEERIAELAEGKFSDTMHNPAKLEELRLIDPADRDAKQNKTLAALEMAEPVFEQMLDTLRENITEQTWQDSKEFIKHLRVVVADLPDHRVKQTTAQTKAMLEKIADRLSEMDKTAPLQHDRSGNVVLDPATKDTEIVPLTEDIEDYMEREVLPYVPDAVWVDEETDKTVKTGAEIPFTRYFYQYQQPESSDVLMDRFFQLEEELADILGTLR, via the coding sequence ATGAGCCAACCTGACGTAAAGAAGCAGGTGGATCACGTCTTCAGCATCGCCAATACGCTACGAGGCACCTATCAGGCAGACAAGTACAAGGACGTCATCATTCCGATGACGATCATCCGCCGACTCGAATGCGCCCTCGAGGCGACCAAGGACGCCGTCTGCACGGTCTACGAGGAAGACAACACCACACCGGATGCGATCCTCAAACAAGTCAGCTCCTATCCGTTTTACAACACGAGCCGCTACACCCTCGAAAAACTGCTCGCAGAGCCCAGCCAGCTTCACCGCAACCTGAAGACCTACCTCGAGGCGTTCTCCCCGAATATCCGCATGATCCTCGACAAGAACGAGGGCCTCGACTTCTTCACCCAAATCGACAAAATGCACAAGGGCGCCCGCCTCACCGGCGTTGTCCGTAAGTTCTCGGAACTCGACCTGGCCCCAGAGCGGATCAACAACGTTGCCATGGGCTACATGTTCGAGGAACTTATCCGGCGTTTCTCCGAAAACGCGGAGGCCGGCGACCACTACACTCCGCGTGAGGTCGTTCGTTTGCTTGTTCGACTGGGCCTTGCTGAGGGGAGCGAAGACCTGTTCAAGCCTGGGAAAAATATCAACGTCGCTGACGTTGCCTGCGGTACGGGAGGCATGCTATCCGTGGCGAAGGAAGAGCTCGCGGAGATGTGCCCAGAGGCGTCGGTCTACCTGTACGGGCAAGAAATCAACCCGGAATCGCACGCTATTTGCCTGGCAGACATGCTGATTAAGAACCAGCGTGCCAACAACATTCAGCTCGCTGACACCATGAAGGAAGACTGCTTCCCGGGCGAATACATGCGCCTGCAGTTCGTGAACCCGCCTTTCGGGCAGCCCTGGGGTGGAAAAGATGCCGCCACAGGTGTGGAGAAGGCAGTCAAGGACGAGCACGCTAAGCCGAGCTCGTTCAGTAGATTCCCCGCAGGTCTGCCTGCCTCTGGCGACATGCAGCTGCTATTCATGCAACACATCATTCACAAGATGGAAAAGGGCACAGGCCGTGCCTGCGTCATCTCTAACGGCAGCCCGCTGTTCTCGGGTGGTACCTCGTCTGGGGAATCGCAGGTGCGACGTTGGCTGCTCGAAAACGACTACATCGAAGCAATTATCGGGCTGCCGAGCTCGCTGTTCTACAACACCGATATTTCTATCTACGTGTGGGTACTGTCGAAAAACAAGCGGCCCGACCGCAGAGGCAAAGTGCAGCTCATTGACGCCAGAAGCCTGTGGAGCCCCATGCGCCGCTCGCTTGGCAAGAAACGCCGGTTCATCGCCGATGATCAAATCGACCAGATCGTCGCTACCTACACCGACTTCGCGGAAACCGAGAACTGCAAGATTGTTGATGCGAGCGAATTCATCTACCACGAATACGCCATCTATCAGCCCCTGCAACGCAACTACCGGATCAGCGAGGAACGCATCGCCGAGCTAGCTGAAGGCAAGTTTTCTGACACCATGCACAACCCAGCAAAGCTCGAAGAGCTACGCCTGATCGACCCCGCCGACCGGGACGCGAAACAAAACAAGACTCTTGCCGCACTGGAGATGGCCGAACCAGTCTTCGAACAAATGCTGGACACGCTACGGGAAAACATCACTGAGCAGACCTGGCAGGACTCGAAGGAATTCATTAAACACCTGCGAGTCGTCGTGGCTGACTTGCCAGACCATCGTGTCAAACAGACTACAGCACAAACCAAAGCAATGCTGGAAAAGATCGCAGATCGCCTCTCCGAAATGGACAAGACCGCACCCCTCCAGCACGACCGCAGCGGCAATGTCGTACTCGACCCGGCCACGAAAGACACCGAGATCGTGCCCCTCACCGAGGACATCGAAGACTACATGGAACGCGAAGTCCTGCCATACGTACCCGACGCAGTCTGGGTTGACGAAGAGACAGACAAGACAGTCAAGACCGGAGCTGAAATCCCCTTCACCCGCTACTTCTACCAATACCAGCAACCCGAATCCTCTGACGTGCTCATGGATCGTTTCTTCCAACTCGAAGAGGAATTAGCCGATATTCTGGGGACACTGCGATGA
- a CDS encoding sigma-70 family RNA polymerase sigma factor: MATEPNTYTVQLFVERTQKASERYPTRLVSYRITVSEAEVMVERDLAIRRAGAENPDQIGPRTIEQIADELGKQDYNNAKKQLRHTTYRSASGRDDEEDVSIIDVSLSREGEDPAQKWMKVQAVRDVLARMDTTDREVLIAIHMHGYTQTEVAKWLGVSQPAVAKRLSRAEEKFQQMWAEGL, encoded by the coding sequence ATGGCTACCGAGCCAAACACATACACGGTCCAACTCTTCGTGGAACGAACCCAGAAGGCCAGTGAACGCTACCCAACCCGACTGGTCAGTTACCGCATCACGGTTAGTGAAGCCGAGGTGATGGTCGAACGCGACTTGGCGATACGTCGAGCCGGTGCTGAGAATCCTGACCAGATCGGGCCTCGCACTATCGAGCAGATCGCTGACGAGTTGGGTAAGCAAGACTACAACAATGCGAAGAAGCAGCTCAGGCACACCACCTACCGGTCTGCCTCGGGTAGGGATGATGAGGAAGATGTCTCGATCATCGACGTTTCCCTCTCCCGTGAGGGTGAGGATCCTGCCCAGAAGTGGATGAAAGTACAAGCGGTACGCGACGTACTTGCCCGCATGGACACAACCGACCGTGAAGTACTGATCGCGATCCACATGCACGGTTACACCCAAACCGAGGTGGCGAAGTGGTTGGGGGTTTCCCAACCTGCGGTAGCCAAGCGGCTTAGTCGTGCGGAGGAAAAGTTCCAGCAAATGTGGGCAGAGGGGTTATAA
- a CDS encoding restriction endonuclease subunit S translates to MTTETMKNSGVEWIGNIPREWSISRLKDCLEIRNGKEVETDGGDIPVYGSGGVFGSTTSFLHDGESILFGRKGTIDKPLLAAGEFWTVDTMFYSVLRGNDNLKYLYYAALCLDFKSRQSGSTLPSMTQTALGGFFIPRPKLQEQQIIAAVLDEETGKIDQAIHLLQQELETMEQLKKSLIYEAVTKGLDPSVPMKPSGVDWIGDIPEHWQAKRLKYLCMMKSGDNLTSNDIADSDTVPVYGGNGIRGYYSMYNNSVDRVLIGRQGALCGNVHFAMAPFWATDHAIVVTEGSEYIKQFAFYALLAMNLNRLSMTAAQPGLAVETVMNEFSPLPSLYEQETIVSYLESRTDNFNQILAIKERQLELLQQQRQSLIFEYVTGKRRVSEVA, encoded by the coding sequence ATGACTACTGAAACAATGAAAAACAGTGGAGTCGAGTGGATTGGAAATATTCCTCGGGAATGGTCAATTTCTCGCTTGAAAGATTGCTTGGAAATCCGAAATGGCAAGGAGGTGGAAACGGACGGCGGCGACATCCCTGTCTATGGATCAGGAGGGGTGTTTGGCTCAACTACCAGTTTTCTTCATGACGGGGAATCAATTCTATTCGGCAGAAAAGGAACGATTGACAAACCATTGTTAGCCGCCGGTGAATTCTGGACGGTAGACACAATGTTTTATTCGGTTCTACGCGGAAACGATAATCTCAAGTACCTTTACTATGCCGCTCTGTGTCTTGACTTTAAATCGCGACAATCTGGAAGCACATTGCCCAGCATGACGCAGACCGCTTTAGGAGGATTCTTTATTCCACGCCCAAAACTTCAAGAACAACAGATAATTGCGGCTGTGCTTGATGAGGAAACAGGCAAGATTGATCAAGCGATTCACCTCTTGCAGCAGGAGTTGGAAACGATGGAGCAGCTCAAAAAGTCTTTGATCTATGAGGCTGTGACTAAGGGACTTGATCCTTCGGTGCCAATGAAGCCAAGCGGCGTGGACTGGATTGGCGACATCCCCGAACATTGGCAAGCAAAAAGACTCAAGTATCTGTGCATGATGAAGAGTGGCGACAACCTCACTTCGAATGATATCGCTGATTCTGATACCGTTCCTGTTTACGGAGGAAATGGAATTCGCGGTTATTATTCAATGTACAACAACTCAGTTGATCGCGTTCTCATTGGTCGACAAGGTGCGCTATGCGGAAATGTCCACTTCGCAATGGCACCATTCTGGGCAACCGATCATGCCATCGTGGTCACTGAGGGATCTGAGTATATTAAGCAGTTTGCATTTTATGCACTTCTTGCAATGAATCTTAACCGACTATCCATGACTGCCGCTCAGCCAGGGTTAGCGGTCGAAACGGTTATGAATGAATTCTCCCCGCTACCTTCCCTGTATGAACAGGAAACTATTGTGTCCTATCTAGAGTCTCGAACTGACAATTTCAATCAGATATTAGCGATTAAAGAAAGGCAGTTAGAGTTGCTGCAGCAGCAGCGTCAGTCTTTGATTTTTGAGTATGTGACTGGTAAGCGACGTGTGAGTGAGGTGGCGTAG